A single genomic interval of Aureliella helgolandensis harbors:
- a CDS encoding cupredoxin domain-containing protein, with amino-acid sequence MKKTLSVLALSCMLSAAPLVAQAQEWATLKAKIVYDGPIPTRMKVDSSKDAFCAKLDIVSEAMVVGKGGELANLALIMDPRKSKVDAIHPDLAEPSAEPVVLDNDGCIFKPHVFVARAGQTVKVKNSDQTGHNAKFDFFSNESRNDLIPVGGSIEFKLESAERASANPVECNIHPWMKSYIIVRDHPYVGVSGEDGVIEIKNLPAGEVTFRLWHENQDGAIDKGEVGGKAQKWSRGYMEVDLKPGMNDLGTIKIPAAAFNK; translated from the coding sequence ATGAAGAAAACACTAAGTGTCCTAGCACTTTCCTGTATGTTGTCGGCTGCCCCCCTTGTCGCTCAGGCGCAAGAATGGGCCACCTTGAAGGCAAAGATTGTTTATGACGGACCTATCCCAACACGGATGAAAGTCGATTCGTCCAAGGATGCGTTTTGCGCCAAACTGGACATCGTTTCAGAAGCGATGGTGGTGGGTAAGGGTGGCGAGCTCGCCAATTTGGCTTTGATCATGGACCCTCGGAAGAGCAAGGTCGATGCGATCCATCCCGATCTAGCGGAGCCTTCGGCAGAACCTGTCGTGCTCGACAATGATGGCTGCATCTTTAAGCCACACGTGTTTGTCGCTCGAGCGGGCCAGACCGTGAAGGTCAAGAACAGCGATCAAACTGGGCACAACGCCAAGTTTGATTTTTTCTCCAATGAATCTCGCAATGATCTCATCCCGGTTGGTGGTTCGATCGAGTTCAAGCTCGAGTCCGCAGAGCGCGCAAGTGCCAATCCTGTGGAATGCAATATTCACCCCTGGATGAAGTCGTACATCATCGTTCGAGACCATCCCTACGTCGGGGTGAGTGGTGAGGATGGAGTGATTGAAATCAAGAACTTGCCAGCTGGTGAAGTCACTTTCCGCCTGTGGCATGAAAACCAAGATGGTGCAATTGACAAAGGCGAAGTTGGCGGCAAGGCGCAAAAATGGAGTCGTGGTTACATGGAAGTCGATCTCAAGCCTGGTATGAATGACTTGGGAACGATCAAGATTCCAGCTGCTGCTTTCAATAAGTAA
- the proS gene encoding proline--tRNA ligase, whose product MNKASKTAISPTRAEDYPEWYQQVIRHADLAENSPVRGCMVIKPWGYALWENMQRVLDKKFKETGHQNAYFPLFIPMSYLEKEAEHVEGFAKECAVVTHHRLEADPETGGLRPAGPLEEPLIVRPTSETIIGAMYAKWVQSYRDLPILINQWANVVRWEMRTRLFLRTAEFLWQEGHTVHATKEEAIEETYKMLDVYADFAENYMAVPVIKGEKTAGERFPGADITVSIEAMMQDRKALQAGTSHFLGQNFSRAQEIKFQDQNSEISYAWTTSWGVSTRLIGALIMTHSDDDGMVIPPKIAPAHAVILPIYRDETQRAEVLAYCQELKQELSKQAYAGRAIEVELDDRDLRGGEKKWYHVKRGVPLRIEVGPKDMAKDAVFLARRDTGKQESMGRADLLANLLSILDDMQANLLTRAKAMREEFTQEINSEAEFRKYFTPKNADNPEFHGGFAMCYFSSEEEVQPLLDELKVTIRCIPIDDNDTPGICFLTGKPAEKKGVFAKAY is encoded by the coding sequence ATGAACAAAGCCTCTAAAACTGCCATCTCGCCGACTCGCGCTGAAGACTATCCCGAGTGGTACCAACAGGTGATTCGGCATGCGGACTTGGCTGAAAATTCGCCGGTGCGGGGTTGCATGGTGATCAAGCCTTGGGGGTATGCCTTATGGGAGAACATGCAACGGGTCCTAGACAAAAAGTTTAAGGAGACTGGTCACCAAAACGCCTATTTTCCGCTGTTCATTCCGATGAGCTACCTGGAGAAGGAGGCGGAGCATGTGGAGGGATTTGCAAAGGAATGTGCGGTGGTTACGCACCATCGCCTGGAGGCCGATCCCGAAACCGGGGGCCTGCGCCCCGCCGGACCGCTGGAAGAGCCTCTGATTGTTCGGCCCACCAGCGAGACGATCATCGGAGCCATGTACGCCAAGTGGGTGCAGTCGTACCGCGACCTCCCCATCTTGATTAACCAGTGGGCCAACGTGGTGCGTTGGGAGATGAGAACGCGCTTGTTCCTACGCACTGCGGAATTCCTGTGGCAGGAGGGGCATACGGTCCATGCGACCAAGGAAGAAGCCATCGAAGAGACCTACAAAATGCTCGATGTCTATGCGGATTTCGCCGAGAACTACATGGCAGTACCGGTGATTAAAGGGGAGAAAACCGCTGGCGAACGCTTTCCTGGAGCTGATATTACCGTTTCGATCGAGGCCATGATGCAAGATCGCAAGGCGTTGCAGGCAGGCACGAGCCACTTCCTGGGGCAGAATTTCTCACGTGCCCAAGAGATCAAATTCCAGGATCAGAATAGTGAAATCTCTTACGCCTGGACTACGTCATGGGGTGTCAGCACACGCCTAATTGGGGCGTTGATCATGACCCACTCCGACGACGACGGAATGGTGATACCACCCAAAATCGCTCCGGCACACGCAGTCATTCTACCTATTTACCGGGATGAGACGCAGCGGGCAGAGGTGCTCGCATACTGCCAAGAGCTGAAGCAGGAATTGTCGAAGCAAGCCTACGCGGGCCGCGCCATTGAAGTCGAATTGGATGATCGAGACCTGCGAGGTGGTGAAAAGAAATGGTACCACGTCAAGCGAGGTGTGCCGCTTAGGATTGAGGTCGGCCCCAAGGATATGGCCAAAGATGCGGTCTTCTTGGCTCGCCGGGATACTGGCAAGCAAGAGAGTATGGGAAGAGCCGATCTGCTCGCCAACCTGCTGTCGATTCTAGACGATATGCAAGCCAACCTGTTGACGCGGGCAAAGGCCATGCGCGAGGAGTTTACGCAGGAAATCAACAGCGAAGCCGAGTTTCGCAAGTACTTCACGCCCAAGAATGCAGACAATCCCGAGTTCCATGGCGGCTTTGCCATGTGCTACTTCTCCTCCGAAGAAGAGGTCCAGCCACTGTTGGATGAGTTGAAGGTGACCATCCGCTGCATCCCCATCGATGACAACGACACTCCCGGCATCTGCTTCCTAACCGGTAAACCTGCCGAGAAGAAGGGTGTGTTTGCCAAGGCGTATTAA